TTTAAGCTTTCCACATTTACAAAAACCATTTATCAAAGTTGAGTAAGTTACTACATCGGGAGGACAAGCACTTGCACGCATGTATTTGAAAAGCTTTAGTGCTGCCCAAGGGTGCCCAACACTGCATAACCCATGGATAAGAGAATTATAAGTATAATGGTTGGGAATTATACCTTTATCAAGCATTTCTTCGAGAAGTTCCACTGCTGCATCTATCCTTTTACGCTTACAAAACCAATTAATCAAGATACTATAAGTCTGAACATCAGGTTCACAGTCCTTCTTCGCCATCACCTGAAACACTTTGTTTGCTTTACGCATTAGTCCATGTAAACCATATCCATCTATTAAAGAACTATAAGTTACAACGTCAGGTACTATGCCCCTTCCAATCATCATGCTGACCATACATTCAGCCTTCACTATCATTCCTTCTTTAAAGAGTTCATCGACCAATATGTTGAAAGTAACTACATCTGGAGCTACATTTGTATCCAACATTCTATTGAACAACATGAAAGCTTCTTTCCAATTGTTGGACCAGCACAGACCGTGAATTAAAGAATTGTAGGTAATAACATTTGGAGCTACATTCCTATCCAACATATCATTCAACAACACTAAAGCCTTTTTCCACTTGCTAATACAGCACAGACCATGAATTAAAGAACTATAAGTGATAACATTTGGCGAAATACCGCGACTCCTAAGCTTCATAAAGATGTCAAATGCTTCTGTAACTAAGTTATGCTTGCAAAGACCATCAATTATAGTAGTATAAGTGACCACATCAGGCTCACAGCCTCTCTCAGTCATTCTCTTCAGCAAAGAAATTGCAGCATACATATTACCAATTTTACTCAGCCCTTTGACAATAacattatatgtatataaattTGGTTGATAACCTAAAGCAGATATCTTATCAAACAAATCTACTGCATCATCAACTTGACCATCCATACATAACCCATTGATCAAGGTAGTAAAAGTTATAATGGTCGGCTCCAAACCAAGCTTGAAAATTTTGGCCAAGATAGAGAACCCACAATTAAGACGCTCTAAATGAGAGAAGCAATTAATTAGGATGTTAAAAGTATAAAGATTAGGCTTAATTCTCACCGATTCCATCTGCTTCGACAATAAAATGGCAGACTGAAAATCTTTCATTCTAACGAGTGCAGACAACAATTTGTTGAATTCAATGACAGAAGGTCGGGGCTTCATACGAAGAAGCTGATGAAAGGAAGCCATAACTTCAGTGGAGGCAACACTTGAATTATGAAACGGAGATATAGAACCCAAAATCTGATAAAATAAAGGAGGGAGAGGGGAATGTGAAgagggagaaagaagaaagcgTCTTGAGATGGAAGTGAGCATGGTGGATGGAGTTGATCGGAGACCGAGTGACAAATTTGGATTGCGGCGGCGATGTGGGAGGGAAATCCCTGATATAACTGCAGTTGAGGGTTTGGTAATGTTGCAAATTGCAATTGGAGAATTAATGGAAAtccctaatatatataattgaccattgatttttgtttgatagtaataaaaataattttataactaaataatctttaataattaatgaaaaattataaaatagaaaaaaatattaatttaatacAAATCCAGAActttatcacaaaaaaaaaaaaaaacgattaTTTTCGATTTAACATCTTGTAATTCTCTTTTAAAATGATATACATTTCAGTTTATTTAAATCTAATCATATTCTTTATTACGTACTTATGAAgttaattatatcatttttcgGTACAACTTTATCGTCTTTACACGCTGAATTAATATTAATTCTATTTTCAATTCGGGTTGTTCGTGATTGTGGATTTACTGCTTTATCAGTAACTTCTGACTCTGTATCTGCGATCACATTAATAAGAGGTGATCAGGTTATAGCTAACTCTTTGGGAGTAATTATTGGGGATATTTTGGAGGAGGTAAAATCATTTTTGTCAATTGATTTTGTTCATGAGAGGCGGCAAGCTAATTCGGTAGCGCATAATTTAGCAGCTTGGGCTAGCTCTCTTTCTCAGTTGGAAATTCTTATAAAAGATTTTCCTTTGTGTGTTTGTTCTTGTATTCAAAATGATTGTGCTTGGTTTGTTTCGTAATATAAAGTTctgttcatcaaaaaaaaaaaaattatatcattttacaAAAGTTCAAAAAACTCACAAGACACTTTATAAAAACATCCCCAATACATTATATTACATACCACTCAATACTATCCCATTGTTAATAAACTTTTATTCTATTAAactaggcttaatatatcatttactCCATGATCTtatctaaaaagtttgattacctctctgaacttttaaagtatctCAATAGCTTCAGCCACTTACGCATTTTAGAGGATTAACTGGTCATTTTATACAATTTCAGTGGGCtattaaaatattttgaaagttcTGAGGGCTAGTCAAACGTTTTGGACAAGGCCAtgaagcaaatgatgtattaagccattaaaCTATCTCCTCAATCTTTAAGAAACACTATAATCACTCAATTATATAAGACctactaattaatttaataatatattctattatttttaataataataaaaattaaaattaaaactaaaaattcatttttaattaataagttAACATGTCATTATAGCGACATTAATggttaaattcatttttttaagaGTTGAAGTCCTTATTTTTTCTAAAGTGTAAAACGAGGAAAATTTTAGGGTACTTCTGGAGTAATATTCCCGATTAATAAATCTAgaatatatgtacatatatttTTACTTTCCACCAATCATGTCCAATGTTGTGGTattcaaaacgattttcattGATTAGGAGTATTACTTTAGAAATACTGTAAAATTTCTCGAAAAACGCATTTATCTTTTTtgcaataaaaatttaaaaacacaaCATTCCACTAAGAAATAGACTTGTTCACAGGCCCGGTTACTCACCCGGACCGTCCATGCCCGTGTTCCCTGGGTCAGGTTTGAACATGAAAATTTGTCTCTAGACCCAGCACGACCCAGGCCCGCTAAAGCCCGTCTTTTTTTACGGGCttggaatttataaaaatagcatgGACCGACctgtctattaatattaattaataaatttatatatttagtaatatttatttttaagtatattttattagtaaaaattatataaatatatttagatAGGTTTATATGggtttgggatttgatttttgagTCCGAGTCCACACTGGCCCCAGCCcgtctaaattaatagtggGCTGGGCTGGACTTGGACTGagtatttttagataaaatccTGCTAGATCCGGCCCAACCCATGAACATGTCTACtcagaaatataaaaaaaaccacctgaattattttaaaagaatattATTCATTTTTTGAAATAACATTCTCAGTACTTCAaatttttatacatatatatttgatGTGGTTATAGTTAGGACTGCAATTAAGCCGAGCTAAGCCGAGCTTTGCCTACTCATGTTCGACTAAACAAAAAATGGATGAGTTTGAGCTCGAGTTTGACATCTTGTTCGTGAAttgctcgtgagcagttcattTATTTGCTCACGAGAATCTCATTACTTCTCTTCATTAATTATACTCATTTGAACTTACTGTAACACAAAACTATCTACTTttgaaaactaaaaattaaagttttacaaaaaaaaaaaaactacataaTTTTACGTTTCCTCTTTTGTCAAAATactattataaaaataataattgtacCAAGTTTGTTCACAATGAAAATTATAACCGAGCTTGTTTATAAACTTATAACTAAGCATGCTCGCGAACTTTCAAATCGAGTTTCAtcgtgctcaagctcggcttgTTTACGAATCGGGCCAAAACATGGTCGAATTTTTAGCGAGCTGAATATTGAACTGGTCATGAGTGACTCgactcatttacaaccctaattataataaaggcttaatacatcatttacccCCCTCCcccgaacttgtccaaaaagtttgattgaccctctgaactttcaaagtatcttgATAGCCTCCTCAAATTGCATAAGATGTTTAGttggcctcctgaacttgtataaaatgtaatcaattaatcactcggttgtaaaaaaaagtaaacttatacagaaaatgtattgcacgcgtcttaaaatgttattacataattcacagaataaattaaaaattaagttattacttgctcaactataaaacttgtcttctttaatattagaaccgcaaACTCCGACCTtagttgttttacttttttttaagacgcgtgcaatacatcttccacatttaacttactttttttacaattaagtgattaattgattatattttatgcaaggttagggggctaactgaaaattttatgcaagttgaggggagTATCTTGTTGAAATTTTAggggtcaatcaaacttttgtGACAAGTTCAGGATGCAAacaatgtattaagcctataataaaataatacaaatCTATTTTCAATCTGTAAAAAAAAtgtaggtttaatacatcagtCGCGTTAAAAAAAACTTGACTGgtctcctgaactttcaaagtatctaaatagctccctcaacttgcttaagaTGTCTTAATAGCCATCtcaaattgcttaaaatatagtCAACTAATCACTCGATTGTAAAAAAACTAAGTTGCATTCAGAAAGGGTGTTACACCCGCTTtgaaatattattacataattcacagattagattaaaacatattaaagatGAAGTTCTTGTTTGCTCAACTGCAAAACTTGGCATATCTAATATTAGAACATTATATCCCGATCTCAGTCATTTGAATTTTTCAAGACgcatgcaatacatcttccgcatgcAACTTATTTATTTGCAATCGAGCGATTATTTGTCTATATTTATACAAGTTGAGGGACTATCtcaatattttaaacaagtccATGAAACTATCGGGATATTTTAAAAGTTGAGACGACCAAACAAACTTTTGGGCAAATAAGCCGATGTATTTACAGGTGGCAATGGGGAGGGGATTATCTGAAAATTGCGGGTATCCGAACCGACGGGGATGGAAAAACCCGTAAAAATTGGGGATGGGAATGGGGACAGGGAAATTTTTTCCCCGAAACCTAAATGGGAATGGGGACGGGGATTGCTATATCCGTCCTGTGGGAATCACCGCTCTGTTACCGTGTAAATTTCCGT
The sequence above is drawn from the Euphorbia lathyris chromosome 6, ddEupLath1.1, whole genome shotgun sequence genome and encodes:
- the LOC136232467 gene encoding pentatricopeptide repeat-containing protein At1g63400-like gives rise to the protein MLTSISRRFLLSPSSHSPLPPLFYQILGSISPFHNSSVASTEVMASFHQLLRMKPRPSVIEFNKLLSALVRMKDFQSAILLSKQMESVRIKPNLYTFNILINCFSHLERLNCGFSILAKIFKLGLEPTIITFTTLINGLCMDGQVDDAVDLFDKISALGYQPNLYTYNVIVKGLSKIGNMYAAISLLKRMTERGCEPDVVTYTTIIDGLCKHNLVTEAFDIFMKLRSRGISPNVITYSSLIHGLCCISKWKKALVLLNDMLDRNVAPNVITYNSLIHGLCWSNNWKEAFMLFNRMLDTNVAPDVVTFNILVDELFKEGMIVKAECMVSMMIGRGIVPDVVTYSSLIDGYGLHGLMRKANKVFQVMAKKDCEPDVQTYSILINWFCKRKRIDAAVELLEEMLDKDGRVEDAKDLIAKLSTDGLQPNIYTFNIIIDGLSRGKSMDKAYRVFRKMEENGILPDNCSYNVIILGFLRHKDFSRASQLIHEMRDKGSLQIIENNDFLKLL